The Streptomyces camelliae genome window below encodes:
- a CDS encoding adenine phosphoribosyltransferase, protein MTDIKELLLSRIRDVADYPEPGVMFKDITPLLADPAAFTALTDALAEIATETGATKVVGLEARGFILGAPVAVRAGLGFIPVRKAGKLPGATLRQAYDLEYGSAEIEIHAEDLTSADRVLIVDDVLATGGTAEAAIHLIQRAGAEVSGLAVLMELGFLAGRARLAPALGEAPLEALLQV, encoded by the coding sequence ATGACCGACATCAAGGAGCTGCTGCTCAGCCGTATCCGTGACGTCGCCGACTACCCCGAGCCGGGCGTGATGTTCAAGGACATCACCCCGCTCCTCGCGGACCCGGCCGCGTTCACGGCGCTCACCGACGCGCTCGCCGAGATCGCGACGGAGACCGGCGCGACCAAGGTCGTCGGCCTGGAGGCCCGGGGCTTCATCCTCGGCGCCCCGGTCGCCGTCCGCGCCGGCCTCGGCTTCATCCCGGTCCGCAAGGCGGGCAAGCTCCCCGGAGCGACCCTGCGCCAGGCCTATGACCTGGAGTACGGCTCGGCCGAGATCGAGATCCACGCCGAGGACCTGACCTCCGCCGACCGCGTCCTGATCGTGGACGACGTCCTCGCGACGGGTGGTACGGCAGAGGCGGCGATCCACCTCATCCAGCGCGCTGGAGCCGAGGTCTCGGGCCTGGCGGTGCTGATGGAGCTGGGCTTCCTCGCCGGCCGGGCCCGGCTGGCCCCGGCCCTCGGCGAGGCTCCCCTGGAGGCACTGCTCCAGGTCTGA
- the secD gene encoding protein translocase subunit SecD: MAAPKRGRSASAQSKPGRSLALILIAIVALTGGMFLSGNTTPRLGIDLAGGTSITLKAKADQGSAINKANMDTAVDIMNRRVNGLGVSEAEVQTQGNDNIIVNIPKGTNSKEAQAQVGTTAKLYFRPVLTSEPSGAATPTPSPSPSSSGSSSPKPGAKASTSPSANASPSASGKAGDGKAKTSSPTASATSQGRAVTDALKAGSTPSPSTSASGSAKPSATPSASAGSSTAQLQARYAALNCTKPADRANAGKNAKPGDPTVACGQIRGAWYKYVLGPVAVDGTEVKKAQAVFDTQGASGWQVQMTFTSSGAKKFADITGTLAKNQSPQNEFAIVLDGDVVSSPYVQSAITGGQAEISGSFTQQDAQSLANMLSYGALPLSFQEQSVTTVTAALGGEQLHAGLLAGAIGLALVVLYLVVYYRGLSLVAMASLLVSAILTYVIMSLLGPAIGFALNLPAVCGAIVAIGITADSFIVYFERIRDEIREGRSLRPAVERAWPRARRTVLVSDFVSFLAAAVLFIVTVGKVQGFAFTLGLTTVLDVVVVFLFTKPLMTLLARRAFFANGHKWSGLDPKSLGAKAPLRRTRRSAGPAAGPADPKEA; the protein is encoded by the coding sequence GATCAGGGGTCCGCGATCAACAAGGCCAATATGGACACCGCGGTCGACATCATGAACCGCCGTGTCAACGGTCTCGGTGTCTCCGAAGCGGAGGTGCAGACCCAGGGGAACGACAACATCATCGTCAACATCCCCAAGGGCACCAACTCCAAGGAAGCGCAAGCGCAGGTCGGCACCACCGCCAAGCTGTACTTCCGCCCGGTCCTGACCAGCGAGCCCAGCGGTGCGGCCACGCCGACCCCCTCGCCGAGCCCGTCCTCCAGCGGCAGCTCCTCGCCGAAGCCGGGCGCGAAGGCGAGCACGAGCCCCTCCGCGAACGCCTCCCCGTCGGCCTCGGGGAAGGCGGGCGACGGCAAGGCCAAGACGTCGTCTCCCACGGCCTCGGCGACCTCCCAGGGCCGTGCCGTCACCGACGCGCTGAAGGCCGGCTCCACCCCCTCGCCGAGCACGTCCGCCTCCGGCAGCGCCAAGCCGTCGGCCACTCCCTCGGCCTCCGCCGGCAGCAGCACCGCCCAGCTCCAGGCCCGGTACGCCGCCCTGAACTGCACCAAGCCCGCGGACCGCGCCAACGCCGGCAAGAACGCCAAGCCCGGCGACCCCACCGTGGCCTGCGGCCAGATCCGCGGCGCCTGGTACAAGTACGTGCTCGGCCCGGTCGCCGTGGACGGCACCGAGGTGAAGAAGGCGCAGGCCGTCTTCGACACCCAGGGCGCCTCCGGCTGGCAGGTCCAGATGACCTTCACCTCCTCCGGCGCCAAGAAGTTCGCGGACATCACCGGCACGCTGGCCAAGAACCAGTCCCCGCAGAACGAGTTCGCCATCGTCCTGGACGGCGACGTCGTCTCCAGCCCGTATGTGCAGTCCGCCATCACCGGCGGCCAGGCGGAGATCTCCGGCAGCTTCACCCAGCAGGACGCCCAGAGCCTCGCCAACATGCTGTCGTACGGCGCGCTGCCGCTGTCCTTCCAGGAGCAGTCCGTCACCACCGTCACCGCCGCGCTCGGCGGTGAGCAGCTGCACGCCGGCCTGCTCGCCGGCGCGATCGGCCTCGCGCTGGTCGTGCTCTACCTGGTGGTCTACTACCGCGGTCTGTCCCTCGTCGCCATGGCCTCGCTGCTGGTCTCCGCGATCCTCACCTACGTGATCATGTCGCTGCTCGGCCCGGCCATCGGCTTCGCGCTGAACCTGCCGGCCGTCTGCGGTGCCATCGTCGCCATCGGTATCACCGCAGACTCGTTCATCGTGTACTTCGAACGCATCCGGGACGAGATCCGCGAGGGCCGCTCGCTGCGCCCCGCCGTCGAGCGGGCCTGGCCGCGCGCCCGGCGCACCGTCCTCGTCTCCGACTTCGTGTCGTTCCTCGCCGCCGCCGTCCTGTTCATCGTGACCGTCGGCAAGGTCCAGGGCTTCGCGTTCACGCTCGGCCTGACCACCGTGCTCGACGTCGTCGTCGTCTTCCTGTTCACCAAGCCGCTCATGACGCTCCTCGCCCGCCGCGCGTTCTTCGCGAACGGCCACAAGTGGTCCGGACTCGATCCGAAGAGCCTGGGCGCCAAGGCGCCGCTGCGCCGCACCCGCCGTTCCGCCGGTCCCGCCGCCGGCCCTGCCGACCCGAAGGAGGCGTGA
- the secF gene encoding protein translocase subunit SecF, with amino-acid sequence MSKLGNLGARLHRGEISYDFVGKRKIWYGISILITITAILGLAVRGLNMGIEFKGGAVFTTPTHMSTSVTQAETYAKDASGHEAIVQKLGNGSLRIQIAGIDTGQSDKIKQDLAKDLNLDPERLAADLVGPSWGQQIASKAWEGLAIFMVLVVIYLAIAFEWRMAVAALVALIHDITITTGIYALVGFEVTPGTVIGLLTILGYSLYDTVVVFDSLKEQTKDITKQTRWTYSDIANRSINGTLVRSINTTVVALLPVAGLLFIGGGFLGAGTLNDISLSLFVGLAAGAYSSIFIATPLVADLKEREPAMKALTKRVLAKRAQAAAEEDLAADRAALDEDGSDDTAPAVVGPRGRGRGRASGKRR; translated from the coding sequence ATGTCGAAACTCGGCAACCTCGGCGCTCGACTGCACCGCGGCGAGATCAGCTACGACTTCGTCGGCAAGCGCAAGATCTGGTACGGCATCTCCATCCTGATCACCATCACGGCCATCCTCGGCCTGGCGGTGCGCGGGCTGAACATGGGCATCGAGTTCAAGGGCGGCGCGGTCTTCACCACGCCGACCCATATGAGCACCTCGGTCACCCAGGCGGAGACGTACGCCAAGGACGCCTCCGGTCATGAGGCCATCGTGCAGAAGCTCGGCAACGGCAGCCTGCGCATCCAGATCGCCGGCATCGACACCGGCCAGTCCGACAAGATCAAGCAGGACCTGGCCAAGGACCTGAACCTCGACCCCGAGAGGCTCGCGGCCGACCTGGTCGGCCCGAGCTGGGGCCAGCAGATCGCCAGCAAGGCCTGGGAGGGCCTGGCGATCTTCATGGTGCTCGTCGTGATCTACCTGGCCATCGCCTTCGAGTGGCGCATGGCCGTCGCGGCCCTCGTCGCGCTGATCCACGACATCACCATCACGACCGGTATCTACGCCCTCGTCGGCTTCGAGGTCACGCCCGGTACGGTCATCGGTCTGCTGACCATCCTCGGTTACTCGCTCTACGACACGGTCGTCGTCTTCGACAGCCTCAAGGAGCAGACGAAGGACATCACCAAGCAGACCCGCTGGACCTACAGCGACATCGCCAACCGGTCGATCAACGGCACCCTGGTCCGCTCCATCAACACCACGGTCGTCGCCCTGCTGCCGGTCGCCGGTCTGCTGTTCATCGGCGGCGGCTTCCTCGGCGCCGGCACGCTCAACGACATCTCCCTGTCGCTCTTCGTCGGCCTCGCGGCCGGTGCCTACTCCTCGATCTTCATCGCCACGCCGCTCGTCGCCGACCTCAAGGAGCGCGAGCCGGCGATGAAGGCCCTCACCAAGCGGGTCCTGGCCAAGCGCGCCCAGGCCGCCGCGGAGGAGGACCTCGCGGCCGACCGCGCCGCCCTGGACGAGGACGGATCCGACGACACCGCCCCCGCCGTCGTGGGCCCCCGCGGCCGGGGCCGCGGCCGAGCCTCCGGGAAGCGCCGATGA